The following coding sequences are from one Rhodospirillales bacterium window:
- a CDS encoding efflux RND transporter permease subunit, protein MIAAIIRWSLANRFMIAVLTVLLLVGGIWALRSTPVDALPDLSDVQVIIKTSYPGQAPQLVEDQVTYPLTTAMLAVPGARTVRGYSMFGDSYVYILFEEGTDLYWARSRVLEYLSQVTPRLPAGASPALGPDATGVGWVFQYALVDRTGRHDLSQLRSIQDWFLKYELQTVAGVSEVATVGGMVKQYQVVVDPQQLRAYGLPLSEVKAAVQKANQETGASVIEMAEAEYMVRAGGYIDEIADLEAVPLKASAGGTPVLLSDVAEIRLGPELRRGIGELDGEGEAVGGVIIMRWGENALATIEAVKQKLADLKASLPEGVEVVTTYDRSGLIERAIHNLTHKLLEEMLVVVLVCAAFLLHLRSSLVVVLFLPISLLAAFLVMRLQGINANIMSLGGIAIAIGAMVDAAIVMIENLHRKIETTPLTNENRWKVVAEATTEVGPALFFSLLIITLSFVPVFALEAQEGRMFKPLAFTKTYAMAAASILSITLVPVLMGWFIRGRHIIPEHRNPVSRLFIWMYRPLLGSVVRRPLTMVIAAAAMTVSTAFPIAKLGTEFMPELDEGELLYMPSLFPGVSIGKAGEILQQTDRLIRTMPEVETVYGKVGRAETATDPAPLTMVETTVRLKPKDQWRPGMTMQGIRDALDSLVQIPGVTNVWIMPIKNRLDMLATGIKTPVGIKVAGPDLDEIGRIAARIEQVVKGVPGTASAYAERTVGGRYLNVDIDRKAAARHALSIADVQDVIRSAIGGIRVSETVEGLERYPISIRYPYDDRTSIAALRELPMVTPSGAHIALGDVAGIEIADGPGMIRSENARLNGWVYVDIAGRDLGGHVDEARRTVAEQVQIPPGYSLAWSGQFEFLERAEKRLGLIIPVALLLIVVLLYLAFGRVLDVIVIMATLPVALSGGFWLLWLLGFDLSVAVVVGFIALAGVAVETAIIMQVYLNIALDKRRRLAEGEGRPVGMNDVYDAVREGALLRLRPKLMTVAAIFAGLLPIMYGVGAGSDVMRRIAAPMVGGMTTATLLTLFVIPAVFVLVNRLDTIRNPKSFQFPRALLPTAIEASPRQEKTL, encoded by the coding sequence ATGATCGCCGCCATCATTCGCTGGTCGCTTGCCAACCGCTTCATGATCGCCGTCCTGACGGTCCTGCTGCTGGTCGGCGGCATCTGGGCCTTGCGCAGCACGCCGGTCGACGCGTTGCCCGACCTCTCCGACGTGCAGGTCATCATCAAGACGTCCTATCCCGGTCAGGCGCCGCAACTCGTCGAAGACCAGGTCACCTATCCGCTGACCACCGCCATGCTGGCCGTGCCCGGTGCGCGCACGGTTCGCGGCTATTCCATGTTCGGCGACAGCTACGTCTATATCCTCTTCGAGGAGGGGACCGACCTCTACTGGGCCCGCTCGCGGGTGCTCGAGTATCTGTCGCAGGTGACTCCCCGCCTGCCGGCCGGCGCCTCCCCGGCCCTTGGGCCCGATGCCACCGGCGTCGGCTGGGTGTTCCAGTACGCCCTGGTCGACCGGACCGGGCGGCATGACCTGTCGCAGCTCCGCTCGATCCAGGACTGGTTCCTGAAGTATGAACTGCAGACCGTAGCGGGCGTGTCCGAGGTGGCCACCGTCGGCGGCATGGTCAAGCAGTACCAGGTCGTCGTGGATCCGCAGCAGCTGCGCGCCTACGGCCTGCCGCTGTCAGAGGTCAAGGCCGCGGTCCAGAAGGCGAACCAGGAAACCGGCGCCTCGGTCATCGAGATGGCCGAAGCGGAATACATGGTGCGCGCCGGCGGCTATATCGACGAGATCGCCGATCTTGAGGCGGTGCCGCTCAAGGCCAGCGCCGGCGGCACGCCGGTCCTGCTGTCGGACGTGGCCGAGATCCGCCTCGGGCCGGAGCTGCGGCGTGGCATCGGCGAATTGGACGGTGAGGGCGAGGCGGTCGGCGGCGTCATCATCATGCGCTGGGGCGAAAACGCGCTCGCCACCATCGAGGCGGTGAAGCAGAAGCTGGCCGATCTGAAGGCGAGCCTGCCCGAGGGCGTAGAGGTGGTGACCACCTACGACCGCTCCGGCCTGATCGAACGCGCGATCCACAACCTGACCCACAAGCTGCTCGAGGAAATGCTGGTCGTGGTGCTGGTCTGCGCCGCGTTCCTGCTGCATCTGCGCTCGTCGCTGGTGGTCGTCCTGTTCCTGCCCATCAGTCTTCTGGCCGCCTTCCTGGTCATGCGGCTGCAGGGCATCAACGCCAACATCATGTCGCTCGGCGGCATCGCCATCGCCATTGGCGCCATGGTGGACGCTGCCATCGTCATGATTGAGAACCTGCACCGCAAGATCGAGACGACGCCGCTGACGAACGAGAACCGCTGGAAGGTGGTGGCCGAGGCAACTACGGAGGTGGGGCCGGCGCTGTTCTTCTCGCTGCTCATCATCACCTTGAGCTTCGTCCCGGTTTTCGCCCTTGAGGCCCAGGAAGGCCGCATGTTCAAGCCGCTGGCCTTCACCAAGACCTATGCCATGGCGGCTGCATCCATCCTCTCCATTACCCTGGTGCCGGTGCTGATGGGCTGGTTCATCCGCGGCCGCCACATCATTCCCGAGCACAGGAACCCGGTCAGCCGATTGTTCATTTGGATGTATCGCCCCTTGCTGGGGAGCGTTGTCCGGCGGCCGTTGACCATGGTGATCGCCGCCGCGGCTATGACCGTCTCGACCGCCTTCCCCATCGCAAAGCTGGGCACGGAGTTCATGCCGGAGCTCGACGAGGGGGAACTCCTCTACATGCCGAGCCTGTTCCCGGGCGTCTCCATCGGCAAGGCCGGCGAGATCCTGCAGCAGACCGATCGCCTGATCCGCACGATGCCCGAGGTCGAGACGGTCTACGGAAAAGTCGGCCGTGCGGAAACGGCCACTGACCCTGCCCCCTTGACCATGGTCGAGACGACGGTGCGCCTGAAGCCGAAGGATCAATGGCGCCCCGGCATGACCATGCAGGGCATCCGCGACGCTTTGGACAGTCTGGTGCAGATCCCCGGCGTGACCAACGTCTGGATCATGCCGATCAAGAACCGTCTCGACATGCTGGCGACGGGCATCAAGACGCCGGTCGGCATCAAGGTGGCGGGGCCCGATCTGGACGAGATCGGCCGCATCGCCGCCCGGATTGAACAGGTGGTCAAGGGCGTGCCGGGCACGGCCTCGGCCTACGCCGAGCGCACCGTCGGCGGGCGTTACTTGAACGTCGACATCGACCGCAAGGCCGCGGCCCGCCACGCCCTTTCCATCGCCGACGTGCAGGACGTGATCCGCTCCGCGATCGGCGGTATTCGTGTCTCGGAGACGGTGGAGGGGCTGGAGCGCTATCCGATCAGCATCCGCTATCCCTACGACGACCGGACCAGCATCGCAGCGCTGCGGGAGTTGCCCATGGTCACTCCCTCCGGGGCGCATATCGCGTTGGGCGACGTAGCCGGCATCGAGATCGCTGACGGCCCGGGAATGATCCGCTCGGAAAATGCCCGTCTCAACGGCTGGGTCTATGTCGACATCGCCGGCCGCGACTTGGGCGGTCATGTGGACGAAGCTCGCCGAACCGTCGCCGAACAGGTGCAGATTCCACCGGGCTACTCCCTGGCGTGGTCGGGCCAGTTTGAGTTCCTGGAGCGCGCCGAGAAGCGTCTCGGCCTGATCATCCCCGTGGCCCTGCTGCTGATCGTCGTGTTGCTCTACCTGGCCTTCGGCCGGGTCCTCGACGTGATCGTCATCATGGCGACCCTGCCGGTGGCCTTGTCAGGCGGCTTCTGGCTGCTTTGGCTGCTGGGGTTCGATCTGTCGGTGGCGGTAGTGGTCGGTTTCATTGCGTTGGCGGGCGTCGCCGTCGAAACCGCAATCATCATGCAGGTCTATCTGAACATCGCGCTCGACAAGCGCCGGAGGCTGGCCGAAGGCGAGGGGCGGCCAGTCGGCATGAACGACGTCTACGACGCCGTGCGCGAAGGCGCCCTGTTGCGTCTCCGTCCCAAGCTGATGACGGTGGCCGCCATCTTCGCCGGCCTGTTGCCCATCATGTACGGGGTCGGCGCCGGATCCGATGTCATGCGCCGCATCGCTGCTCCCATGGTCGGCGGCATGACCACTGCAACGCTGCTCACCTTGTTCGTCATCCCCGCCGTTTTCGTGCTGGTCAACCGGCTCGACACGATCCGCAACCCAAAGTCCTTCCAGTTCCCGAGGGCGCTCTTGCCCACCGCCATTGAAGCCTCACCTCGCCAGGAGAAGACACTATGA
- a CDS encoding copper-binding protein → MKALVIGSAPAFAFAFAFAFAFALALGLALAPAAFAQSGHDSGGHGGGRTTSNGEAVAASGTVDAVDAASRKLTLSHGPIKALGWPSMTMDFAVADNVDLSSLKPGAEVDFTLTRGADGLYMIDSLTK, encoded by the coding sequence ATGAAAGCTCTCGTGATCGGCTCAGCTCCCGCCTTCGCCTTCGCCTTCGCCTTCGCCTTCGCCTTCGCTCTCGCCCTCGGCCTCGCCCTCGCTCCCGCGGCTTTCGCCCAATCCGGCCACGACTCGGGCGGCCACGGTGGCGGACGAACGACCTCGAACGGGGAGGCGGTGGCCGCGTCGGGTACGGTCGACGCCGTCGATGCGGCATCTCGCAAGCTCACGCTCTCCCATGGTCCCATCAAGGCGCTGGGCTGGCCGAGCATGACGATGGATTTCGCCGTGGCGGACAATGTCGATCTGTCCTCGCTCAAGCCCGGCGCGGAGGTCGACTTCACGCTCACCCGGGGCGCCGATGGGCTCTATATGATCGACAGCCTGACGAAGTAG
- a CDS encoding thioesterase family protein, translating into MKSSLQVGLSLQRRITIDRERTIDFMGEDGRVYATPMLVHDIEHCCRDLILEHLDDGEDSVGTAVSVQHTAATLLDMHVTVTVTIAAVEGRLVRLDVKAEDDLEPIGNGSHTRFVVDRDKTLERLKAKRLKYTRQGAEAEVAAT; encoded by the coding sequence ATGAAGTCGAGCCTTCAGGTAGGCCTGTCGTTGCAGCGGCGAATCACCATCGACCGCGAGCGGACCATCGATTTCATGGGTGAGGACGGCCGGGTCTACGCGACGCCGATGCTGGTGCATGACATCGAGCACTGCTGTCGCGACCTGATCCTCGAACACCTCGACGACGGCGAGGACTCGGTCGGGACGGCGGTCAGCGTCCAGCACACCGCGGCGACCCTGCTCGACATGCATGTCACCGTGACGGTCACCATCGCGGCGGTCGAGGGCCGGCTGGTGCGTCTCGACGTCAAAGCCGAGGACGACCTGGAGCCGATCGGCAACGGCTCCCACACCCGCTTCGTGGTCGACAGGGACAAGACCCTCGAGCGGCTCAAGGCCAAGCGACTGAAATACACGCGCCAGGGGGCCGAAGCGGAAGTCGCGGCAACATGA
- a CDS encoding molybdopterin-dependent oxidoreductase has protein sequence MSRDPGRAPVGDRRTVATYCYQCVAGPDLLTVSVEDGVATEVQPNFEAAEVHPAGGKVCVKAYGLVQKTYNPNRIRTPMKRTNPKKGRNENPGFVPISWDEALDLVAGKLKDARARGLLDGSGYPRLAVSFGGAGTPTAYMGTFPAFLAAWGPVDLGFGSGQGVKCYHSEHLYGEFWHRAFTVCPDTPLCEYLVSFGANVEASGGVCGVKRYADARARGFKRVQVEPHLSVTGACSTEWIPIKPKTDAAFLYAMLHVLLHEHPREDLDLEFIKHRTSSPYLLGRFGFYMRDPETEKPLIWDGRTDSPVPFDTPGAEPVLEAPFLVENGLEIGADGRRWRHKPERCLSAFEKLVAHVEPYTPRWASQICEVPAKTIRRVANEFLQHARIGETIDIEGVTLPYRPVAITLGKTVNNGWGGFDCVWARTALACLVGGLEVPGGILGTTVRLNRPATSRQACVKAGPDGFMDYPMNPTDKEHWISRPEVRNANRTLIPLVANSPWSQALGPTHIAWMMQDDPPEHWPEPTMPDVWIVYRTNPVISFWETEKIEQTIAKFPFTVAFSYGRNETNHYADVLLPECTDLESLQLIRIGGTKYFEQYWDKQGFALRQPAVEPQGDTRDFTWIATELAHRSGLLLEYNHAISKGAAGVPLKGDGYDFSLKPEEPHGVEEIWDAVCRAASAELSGGADNQGLDYYREHGFRVAPFPKLDWYLYPTIIDKQLRFELPYQERLFRIGRQLANRLHERGISWWDEQLEEYNPLPDWKDYPGLFERVLAENYKIDIKDFPFWLVTARSMQYAWGANVDVQMIREVASNIAGHGGVIINAGKAAEMGIGPGDRVEVRSPIAKTQGSAVLRQGIRPDTLLMIGQFDHWATPVAKDFKVPSMNKLTPMLLGLTDATGSGSDLVKVSLRRLGGPR, from the coding sequence ATGAGCCGCGATCCCGGGCGCGCTCCGGTTGGCGACCGCCGCACCGTTGCGACATATTGCTACCAGTGTGTCGCCGGGCCGGACCTGCTGACCGTCTCGGTGGAAGACGGTGTCGCCACCGAGGTTCAGCCCAACTTCGAGGCCGCGGAGGTGCACCCGGCCGGCGGCAAGGTCTGCGTCAAGGCCTATGGCCTTGTCCAGAAGACCTACAACCCCAACCGCATCCGCACCCCGATGAAGCGGACCAACCCAAAGAAGGGGCGGAACGAGAACCCCGGCTTCGTTCCCATCTCCTGGGACGAGGCGCTGGACCTGGTGGCCGGCAAGCTCAAGGACGCTCGCGCCCGCGGCCTGCTCGACGGCTCCGGCTATCCCCGCCTCGCCGTCAGCTTCGGCGGCGCCGGCACGCCGACCGCCTACATGGGCACCTTCCCGGCCTTCCTCGCCGCCTGGGGCCCCGTCGATCTCGGCTTCGGCAGCGGCCAGGGCGTCAAGTGCTACCATTCGGAGCACCTCTACGGCGAGTTCTGGCACCGCGCCTTCACCGTCTGCCCCGACACGCCGCTCTGCGAGTATCTGGTCTCGTTCGGCGCCAATGTCGAAGCGTCGGGAGGCGTGTGCGGGGTCAAGCGCTACGCCGACGCCCGCGCCCGCGGCTTCAAGCGCGTTCAGGTCGAGCCGCACCTCTCCGTCACCGGCGCCTGCTCGACCGAGTGGATCCCCATAAAGCCGAAGACCGACGCCGCCTTCCTCTACGCGATGCTCCACGTCCTGCTCCACGAGCACCCGCGGGAAGACCTGGACCTGGAGTTCATCAAGCACCGCACCTCGTCGCCCTATCTGCTCGGCCGCTTCGGTTTCTACATGCGAGACCCGGAGACGGAGAAGCCGCTGATCTGGGACGGGCGCACCGACAGCCCGGTGCCGTTCGACACGCCCGGCGCCGAGCCGGTTCTGGAGGCGCCGTTCCTGGTCGAGAACGGCCTCGAGATCGGCGCCGACGGCCGGCGGTGGCGGCACAAGCCGGAGCGCTGCCTGTCCGCGTTCGAGAAGCTGGTGGCGCACGTGGAGCCGTATACGCCGCGCTGGGCGTCACAGATCTGCGAGGTGCCGGCCAAGACCATCCGCCGCGTCGCCAACGAGTTCCTGCAGCACGCCCGCATCGGCGAGACCATCGACATCGAGGGCGTGACGCTGCCCTACCGCCCGGTCGCCATCACCCTCGGCAAGACGGTCAACAACGGCTGGGGCGGCTTCGACTGCGTGTGGGCGCGCACCGCGCTCGCGTGCCTGGTCGGCGGGCTCGAGGTGCCGGGCGGCATCCTCGGCACCACGGTGCGCCTCAATCGGCCGGCGACGTCGCGCCAGGCGTGCGTCAAGGCGGGGCCGGACGGCTTCATGGATTACCCCATGAACCCCACCGACAAGGAACACTGGATCAGCCGGCCGGAGGTGCGCAATGCCAACCGCACCCTGATTCCGCTGGTCGCCAACAGCCCGTGGAGCCAGGCGCTCGGCCCCACCCACATCGCCTGGATGATGCAGGACGACCCGCCCGAGCACTGGCCGGAGCCGACCATGCCGGACGTGTGGATCGTCTACCGCACCAACCCGGTGATCTCGTTCTGGGAAACGGAGAAGATCGAGCAGACCATCGCCAAGTTCCCATTCACGGTGGCGTTCTCCTACGGGCGCAACGAGACCAACCATTACGCCGACGTGCTGCTGCCGGAGTGCACGGACCTGGAGAGTCTGCAGCTCATCCGCATCGGCGGCACCAAGTACTTCGAGCAGTACTGGGACAAGCAGGGCTTCGCGCTCCGCCAGCCGGCGGTGGAGCCGCAAGGCGACACGCGCGATTTCACCTGGATCGCCACCGAGCTGGCGCACCGCTCGGGCCTTCTGCTCGAATACAACCATGCCATCTCCAAAGGCGCTGCCGGGGTGCCGCTCAAGGGCGACGGCTACGACTTCTCGCTCAAGCCCGAGGAGCCGCACGGGGTCGAGGAAATCTGGGACGCGGTCTGCCGGGCGGCCAGCGCCGAGCTGTCCGGCGGCGCCGACAACCAGGGCCTCGACTACTACCGCGAGCACGGCTTCCGGGTCGCGCCGTTCCCCAAGCTCGACTGGTACCTGTATCCGACGATCATCGACAAGCAGCTCCGCTTCGAGCTTCCGTACCAGGAACGCCTGTTCCGGATCGGCCGCCAGCTCGCCAACCGCCTGCACGAGCGGGGGATCTCGTGGTGGGATGAGCAGCTCGAGGAATACAACCCGCTGCCGGACTGGAAGGATTATCCCGGTCTGTTCGAGCGGGTGCTGGCCGAGAACTACAAGATCGACATCAAGGACTTCCCGTTCTGGCTGGTGACCGCGCGCAGCATGCAATACGCGTGGGGCGCCAACGTCGACGTCCAGATGATCCGCGAAGTGGCGAGCAACATCGCCGGCCACGGCGGCGTCATCATCAACGCCGGCAAGGCCGCGGAGATGGGAATCGGGCCCGGCGACCGTGTCGAGGTGCGCTCGCCGATCGCCAAGACACAAGGAAGCGCCGTGCTGCGCCAGGGCATCCGCCCCGATACGCTGCTGATGATCGGCCAGTTCGATCACTGGGCGACGCCGGTCGCCAAGGACTTCAAGGTCCCGAGCATGAACAAGCTGACGCCGATGCTGCTCGGTCTCACCGACGCAACCGGCTCCGGCAGCGACCTTGTCAAGGTTTCGCTGCGTCGCCTGGGAGGCCCCCGGTGA
- the nrfD gene encoding polysulfide reductase NrfD, whose protein sequence is MSPGAAPRQQEHWDWRAAGNFMCGGAGTGLAAFAAAAAVAGASFVIPGLAALALIAAGLFFVWLEIGRPWRFINVVINPHTSWMTREALTSGPLFAAGLAAVWFDSAVLAAVTAALALVFLYCQARMIHASKGIPTWREDRVVPLLVTTGLAEGGGAFLAGTAALADPFGVGLAAALAVLALVALRWWFWVRYFANLRHGGAPAGALDVLQSLQAPFILASHIGPILLIAGGLAFPPLLTPGFVLGGLLAMAGGWAFKFTLITRAGFNQGFAIRHTPARGAGPGGPGVKPGWSAR, encoded by the coding sequence ATGTCGCCGGGCGCGGCGCCGCGCCAGCAAGAGCATTGGGACTGGCGCGCCGCCGGCAACTTCATGTGCGGCGGCGCCGGCACCGGCCTCGCCGCTTTCGCCGCCGCGGCCGCCGTCGCTGGCGCCTCGTTCGTGATTCCGGGGCTGGCGGCGTTGGCGCTGATCGCCGCCGGCCTGTTCTTCGTCTGGCTTGAGATCGGCCGGCCGTGGCGGTTCATCAACGTCGTTATCAATCCGCACACCTCGTGGATGACGCGGGAGGCGCTGACCAGCGGCCCGCTGTTCGCCGCGGGCCTCGCCGCGGTGTGGTTCGACTCCGCCGTCCTAGCCGCGGTGACCGCGGCGTTGGCGCTGGTGTTCCTCTACTGCCAGGCGCGGATGATCCACGCCTCCAAAGGCATCCCGACATGGCGGGAGGACCGGGTGGTGCCGCTGCTGGTGACGACGGGATTGGCCGAAGGCGGCGGTGCGTTCCTCGCCGGCACCGCCGCGCTGGCCGATCCCTTCGGCGTCGGACTGGCGGCAGCGCTGGCCGTGCTGGCGCTGGTGGCGCTCCGCTGGTGGTTCTGGGTCCGCTACTTCGCGAACCTCAGGCACGGCGGTGCGCCGGCCGGCGCGCTCGACGTGCTCCAGTCCCTGCAGGCGCCGTTCATCCTCGCGTCCCACATCGGCCCGATCCTGTTGATCGCCGGCGGGCTGGCGTTCCCGCCGCTGCTGACCCCCGGCTTCGTGCTCGGCGGCTTGCTGGCGATGGCCGGCGGCTGGGCGTTCAAGTTCACCCTGATCACCCGCGCCGGCTTCAACCAGGGCTTCGCGATCCGCCACACCCCGGCACGCGGCGCGGGACCGGGCGGGCCGGGCGTCAAACCGGGATGGTCGGCGCGATGA
- a CDS encoding indolepyruvate ferredoxin oxidoreductase subunit alpha, which produces MNILPRFHEQIGPVGASGMERSFADDVVKLTLGDGDVFEGEAILAITKALLQSGVAYVGGYPGAPVSHLMDVLAESRDRVLEPLGVQFEQSASEAGAAALLGASIHYPLRGAVTWKSIVGTNVASDALSNLASAGVTGGALIVVGEDYGEGASVIQERTHATALKSSIPLIDPRYHMPTLVRLTEEAFDLSEACHLPVIMSIRIRAAHMTGSFVAKDNRPPPWSARNPLPAAQYDYGRIVLPPSTYAQEKAKIEERLPAARRFIVEHSLNEEHPGDGRPLGIILQGGAYGVVLRALRLLGAAGAYGDTPVPLLILNVIHPLVPDQVAAFLDGKRTVLVVEEGNPAFIEQQIRSLAQERGLDVRVHGKDVLPEAGEYTGDVVRAGLAAWLEDADPALGPEAKRRLGEVQDGVKAARAMLETPPPPRPPGFCTGCPERPVFTALKLLQRERGPLHISSDIGCNTFATLPPFNMGSTVLGYGMSLASGGAVGPALNQSSVAVMGDGGFWHNGLATGAVNAQWNGHDSVLIILENGYASATGQQHVPSTGSTPWGRKVQVSIERTLRAIGVPWLRRVDAYDVGRTLRILRQALDRRGQGVRVVISDAECALAKGRRRRKLDAERAKAGLPTRKERYGVDEEVCVGDHSCMRLNGCPSLTLRPARDPLKDAPTATVAPDCVACDLCGQVAQAAKLCPSFYKASTTVQPNRWQSLRARLNRRLLAAVGAS; this is translated from the coding sequence ATGAACATCCTGCCTCGCTTCCACGAACAGATCGGCCCGGTCGGCGCGTCGGGCATGGAGCGCTCGTTCGCCGACGACGTGGTCAAGCTGACCCTCGGCGACGGCGATGTGTTCGAGGGCGAAGCGATCCTCGCGATCACCAAGGCGCTGCTGCAGTCCGGCGTCGCCTACGTGGGCGGCTACCCGGGAGCGCCGGTCTCGCACCTGATGGACGTGTTGGCCGAGTCCCGCGACCGCGTCCTCGAGCCGCTCGGCGTCCAGTTCGAGCAATCGGCGAGCGAGGCGGGGGCGGCGGCGCTGCTGGGCGCCTCCATCCATTATCCCTTGCGCGGCGCGGTGACGTGGAAATCCATCGTCGGCACCAACGTCGCCTCCGATGCGCTCTCCAACCTGGCGTCGGCCGGGGTCACTGGCGGCGCCCTGATCGTCGTCGGCGAGGACTACGGCGAGGGCGCCAGCGTCATCCAGGAACGCACCCACGCGACGGCCCTCAAGTCCTCGATCCCGCTGATCGATCCGCGCTACCACATGCCGACCCTGGTGCGCCTCACCGAGGAGGCGTTCGACCTGTCCGAAGCCTGCCACCTGCCGGTGATCATGAGTATCCGCATCCGCGCCGCGCACATGACCGGCTCGTTCGTCGCCAAGGACAACCGGCCGCCGCCGTGGAGCGCCCGCAACCCGCTGCCGGCGGCGCAATACGATTACGGCCGCATCGTCCTGCCGCCCTCCACCTACGCCCAGGAGAAGGCCAAGATCGAAGAGCGGCTGCCGGCGGCTAGGCGCTTCATCGTCGAACACAGCCTCAACGAGGAGCATCCCGGAGACGGCCGGCCGCTCGGCATCATTCTTCAAGGCGGCGCCTACGGCGTCGTGCTGCGGGCGCTGCGCCTGCTCGGCGCCGCCGGCGCCTACGGCGACACGCCGGTGCCGCTCCTGATTCTCAACGTCATCCACCCGCTGGTGCCGGACCAGGTCGCGGCATTCCTCGACGGCAAACGGACCGTGTTGGTGGTGGAGGAGGGCAACCCGGCGTTCATCGAGCAGCAGATCCGCTCGCTTGCCCAGGAGCGCGGCCTCGATGTTCGCGTTCATGGCAAGGACGTGCTGCCCGAGGCCGGCGAGTACACGGGCGACGTGGTGCGCGCCGGCCTCGCCGCCTGGCTCGAAGACGCCGACCCGGCGCTTGGCCCCGAGGCGAAGCGCCGCCTAGGGGAGGTGCAGGACGGCGTGAAGGCGGCGCGGGCGATGCTGGAGACGCCGCCGCCACCGCGGCCGCCGGGCTTCTGCACCGGCTGTCCGGAGCGGCCGGTGTTCACGGCGCTCAAGCTGCTGCAGCGGGAGCGCGGCCCGCTCCACATCTCGTCCGACATCGGCTGCAACACGTTTGCGACCCTGCCGCCGTTCAACATGGGCTCGACCGTCCTCGGATACGGGATGAGCCTCGCCAGCGGCGGCGCCGTCGGCCCTGCGCTGAACCAGTCGAGCGTCGCGGTCATGGGCGACGGCGGCTTCTGGCACAACGGCCTTGCGACCGGCGCCGTCAACGCCCAGTGGAACGGCCATGACTCGGTGCTGATCATACTGGAAAACGGCTACGCCTCGGCCACCGGCCAGCAGCACGTGCCGTCTACGGGTTCGACGCCATGGGGCCGGAAAGTGCAGGTGTCGATCGAGCGCACCCTGCGGGCCATCGGCGTGCCGTGGCTCCGCCGCGTCGACGCCTACGACGTGGGCAGGACCTTGCGCATCCTGCGTCAGGCGCTGGACCGTCGCGGGCAGGGCGTGCGCGTCGTCATCTCCGATGCCGAGTGCGCCCTCGCCAAGGGCCGCCGCCGCCGCAAGCTGGACGCCGAGCGCGCCAAGGCGGGGCTGCCGACGCGGAAGGAACGCTACGGCGTCGACGAGGAGGTGTGCGTCGGGGACCACTCCTGCATGCGCCTCAACGGCTGCCCGTCGCTCACCCTCCGCCCCGCCCGCGACCCCTTGAAGGATGCGCCGACCGCCACCGTCGCCCCCGACTGCGTCGCCTGCGACCTGTGCGGCCAGGTGGCGCAGGCGGCAAAGCTGTGCCCGTCGTTCTACAAGGCGTCGACCACCGTTCAGCCGAACCGCTGGCAGTCGCTCCGCGCCCGCCTCAACCGCCGCCTGCTCGCGGCCGTGGGCGCGTCATGA